One bacterium DNA window includes the following coding sequences:
- a CDS encoding HU family DNA-binding protein codes for MNKTEMAEKLAKKCDISQSKALECVNAIFETKPGHGIIATELDGGRKVQIAGFGSFDTKHRSARQGRNPATGQTITIAAKKYATFKAAKGLKDRVAD; via the coding sequence ATGAACAAAACGGAAATGGCCGAAAAGCTCGCGAAGAAGTGCGACATCTCACAGTCCAAGGCTCTGGAGTGTGTCAACGCGATCTTCGAGACCAAGCCCGGCCACGGGATCATCGCGACCGAGCTGGATGGCGGTCGCAAAGTGCAGATCGCCGGCTTCGGCAGTTTCGACACCAAGCATCGCTCGGCGCGCCAGGGTCGCAATCCCGCCACCGGCCAGACGATCACCATCGCGGCCAAGAAGTACGCGACGTTCAAGGCCGCCAAGGGCCTCAAGGACAGAGTCGCCGACTGA
- a CDS encoding SpoIIE family protein phosphatase, with product MLLLRVQTPDGETLEHRADDGEVKVGRSSSAHLSLSDRFLSRLHARFFVRDGDWWLEDLGSRNGTHLNDLRLEEATKVKTGDTVRVSGCVLKVRLGDDVAQNSGSTGWGATIFRAASDLLQSDAVESVEDSPDALRGYAERLRVLNEVHHALSRSISLSELLELILARAFEHVGCEEGAVFLRQADGSYERAATRTTDTESDAYLYSETLLREVGDKGLAALVLDAGTDERFREAQSIMTSGVRSLVAAPLMDPDGSLGLIVLNSRLHMRQFTEDDMSLLTSLASVAALRIRNVALALEAAERQRLEEELELARSIQVALLPASLPDIDGYELWGRNLPSRGVSGDFYEIVARDGDYFLLIADVSGKGIAASLLTASFEALAAGPIEEGRSPGQVTAGVSKRLFERTPLAKYATAWLGTLEPETGRVCYTNAGHNPALHVRASGAVKPLGPTGVPVGLVQGSEYEEAEIHLEPEDLLLLYTDGITESENPDGEEYGLERLIDFCAGHREDSPEEFAQQLTRSLDEFSRGEPAGDDRTVVFVRRRTALGNSR from the coding sequence ATGCTTCTCTTGCGGGTTCAAACACCCGACGGAGAGACACTCGAACACCGTGCCGACGACGGCGAAGTAAAGGTCGGCCGTTCGTCGAGTGCCCATCTATCGCTCTCCGACCGTTTTCTCTCCCGCCTGCATGCGCGTTTCTTTGTGCGTGACGGCGATTGGTGGCTCGAGGACCTCGGCTCGCGAAACGGCACCCACCTCAACGACTTGCGACTGGAAGAGGCCACCAAGGTCAAGACGGGCGACACGGTGCGAGTCTCCGGCTGTGTTCTGAAGGTGCGCCTGGGGGACGACGTCGCTCAGAATAGCGGCTCGACCGGCTGGGGAGCCACGATTTTTCGGGCCGCTTCGGATCTGCTGCAGAGCGACGCGGTCGAGTCGGTCGAGGACTCGCCCGACGCCCTGCGCGGCTACGCCGAGCGGCTCAGGGTGCTGAACGAGGTCCATCATGCTCTCAGCCGATCGATCTCCCTGAGCGAGCTGCTCGAGCTGATCCTGGCCAGGGCCTTCGAGCACGTCGGCTGTGAAGAAGGCGCCGTGTTTCTTCGTCAGGCCGACGGCAGCTACGAGCGCGCGGCGACTCGCACTACCGACACCGAAAGCGACGCCTACCTTTATTCCGAGACTCTCCTGAGGGAAGTCGGCGACAAAGGGCTCGCTGCTCTGGTGCTGGACGCCGGAACCGACGAGCGATTTCGAGAAGCCCAGAGCATCATGACCTCGGGCGTCCGCAGTCTCGTCGCCGCGCCGTTGATGGACCCCGACGGCTCGCTCGGCTTGATCGTGCTCAACTCGCGGCTCCACATGCGTCAGTTCACCGAGGACGACATGTCGCTGCTGACCTCGCTGGCTTCGGTGGCCGCGCTGCGGATTCGCAACGTCGCTCTCGCCCTGGAGGCCGCCGAGCGCCAACGCCTGGAAGAAGAGCTCGAGCTCGCTCGGAGCATTCAGGTGGCACTGCTGCCGGCGTCGCTGCCCGACATCGACGGTTACGAGCTCTGGGGGCGGAACCTCCCTTCTCGCGGTGTCTCCGGCGACTTCTACGAGATCGTTGCCCGCGACGGAGACTACTTCCTGCTCATCGCGGACGTCTCGGGTAAGGGCATAGCGGCGTCTCTGCTCACCGCTTCCTTCGAAGCTCTCGCCGCGGGTCCGATCGAGGAGGGCCGAAGTCCGGGACAAGTGACCGCCGGAGTCTCCAAGCGGCTATTCGAGCGCACACCGCTCGCCAAGTATGCAACCGCGTGGCTCGGAACACTCGAGCCCGAGACGGGCCGGGTTTGTTACACGAATGCCGGTCATAATCCCGCTCTACACGTGCGCGCCTCGGGCGCGGTAAAACCTCTCGGACCCACCGGCGTTCCCGTCGGACTCGTGCAAGGCTCCGAGTACGAGGAGGCGGAGATCCACCTCGAGCCCGAGGATCTCCTTCTCCTCTACACCGACGGAATCACCGAATCCGAGAATCCGGACGGCGAGGAGTACGGGCTCGAACGGCTGATCGACTTCTGCGCGGGCCACCGAGAAGACAGTCCCGAGGAGTTCGCCCAACAGTTGACGAGATCCCTCGACGAGTTTTCGCGTGGTGAACCCGCCGGAGACGATCGGACCGTGGTCTTCGTCCGCAGGCGAACGGCCCTCGGTAACTCACGATAG